A segment of the Hallerella succinigenes genome:
GACACCGCTAGGAACTTGGACAAAGCCCGGCATTTGGGTCAATGGAGCATTCTCCTCTATCCATACGGTTTATGAATTTGGCGATACCACTTCTTCGGGAACAGAAAATCTCTACAGTGCTGATTTTTCGGGCTTGAGTGCACCAGGAACCTACTTTATCGTTGTCGGCCAAGACACCTCTTTTAACTTTATCATCAACGAATACATTTTCAACGCGGTCTTTGAAACGACCTTGAAGTTCTTTGGAATTCAACGTTGCGGCAATACAAATTCACATCTTCACGGAGCTTGCCATACAAAAGACGGTTCCGCGATCGGTTTCGATTTGAGCGGCGGTTGGCATGACTGCGGAGACCATTTCAAGGTGAGCCAGACCCTCGGTTATGCAGCCTTCGTGCTTTCGATTGCATATAATGTATATTCCGAACGTGCGGAAGACCGTTTTGGCGCTTCTTATGCGGACACGGTGACGACGGACGGCATTCCGGACATTCTTTGGGAAGCGAAGATCGGTGTGGACTGGATCTACAAGATGTATAAAGCTTCGAAGGCCGACGGTTTGATTGAACAGGGAGACATGTATCATTCCGTTGCTGTCAGTTCTGCTGACCATCAGTTCTGGGATGTGCCTGAGCATCAAGATGCCCAGAGCCCCGCCAAAGGCGGCGCTCCGCGACCTGTCGCGGCCGGGATCGGTACGAACGCGGCGGGCATGTTTGCCGCTGCGATGGCCTTCTTTGCCGTTGGCTGGGAAATGTATGAAGACGACAACTATTCGGATTCTTTGATTGCAGCCGCCGCCGATATTTACAAGAATATCATTGCAAAATACGCTCCGGACGGCAAGAATACCGATAATCTCGAAGGTTTTTATACCGGCGGTGGTCCGCTTTATGACGACGCAGCGGCCGCTGCCCTCGCCCTTTGGTATGCCACGAAGGACACCACTTACGCATACGACCTTTACAAAAATCCGGCGATTAACAACAACGCAAGCAATTACAAATACAACCTTCCATATTTCCGCGGTGGTTACATGGGCCACACGAGCGGCTTCTATCCGGGCGGTTGGATGACGGACTATGAAAACATCCACGCCTATGTGCTTTTTGCTTTCGATAAGCTCATTCTTCCGACAGTGGCCAAGGCCCAAAGCTACGGCATTTCTTCCGAAGAACGCGACACTCTTTTGACTCGCATCATTGCGACCATGACCCGCTTGACCGACGACGGAACACAGGGCGATTCCACCGTCAGCACAAACCCCTACGGATCCTTTACCATTGTGCCTCCGTACAACCTGGTTTGGACTTCGAGCGACTGGGGCTTTAACCGTTACAACATGGGTGCCGCAAACGCCGTATTCATGCTCTACGACATGACTGGCGATGAACAGTATTTGAACGTTGCACTCGATAACTTCTATTACAACATGGGCGCAAATCCATGGGGTCTTTCCTTCATCATGGGCACAGGAACCCGTAATGAAAACCACCCGCATAACCGCGCCGCAAACCCGGACGGCTATAATGCAGGCGGCATGCCATATGAATACACCTGCCCGAAGGGCGCTCTCATGGGCGGCTCCGCTCCGGAAAAAACTTTGAAGGACGACTGGAACGACTACACCGCCACTGAAACCTGCATCGACTTCTCAGCCCAGTTCGTGATTCCTGGCCTGAGCCTCTCCAAAAAAGTTCCGGAAGATGTCGACGGGCCGATCTTCTCGAATATTGCGGGAACAGCCATCACGGATACATCTGCCGTCATCAGCTGGAATACAGACGAACGAGCGATCGTGACCGTTTACTACGGAACCTCTACCGACGCAGCCAAGGTAGACTCCGTGACAGCAACAGCGGGCGTCGGAGGTTCGGTAACGATTACAGGCCTTACCGCAGGAACGACTTACTACTTCTACCTCGTCGGTCATGACGTAAAACAGAATTATACAACCGACGACAATCACGGTCTGTGGTATTCCTGGACGCAGACGACGACCTCGGTCAATATTTCGGGGGTGACGATTTGCCAGGTGACGAACAACAGCGCCCACATTTACTGGTGGACGGGAGACGTCGCCATGACGGGTCTTGTACAGTACGGCACCTCTTCCGCTGCGCTTTCGAATTCGACCATAGCGGATTCCGGCAAGGCGGTTCGCTTCCATGAAGCGATCCTCACCGATCTCGATCCGGGTCAAACCTATTACTTTGACGTGGTGTCCGGTGCGACGACCGAAAACAATTCCGGTTCGCACTACAGCTTTACCACATCTTCGGAAGCGACTTTTGTGGATTTCCGCGTTTACGTGAAGCCCGCAAAAAAGAATTCCTCTTGCACCGACTGGAAGAGCTGCAACACGTTCTTTGTGATCGTAACGAACAGCGATACGCTCCCCTACTCGGACGTGGAACTTCGTTTCTACTTGAACCAGAGCGTTTCTGCAACAGGCTGGGGACAGCTTGTAAAGGTCTCTTACGACGACACTTCGTCGATGTCGCTTGCCTATGGTGCAGCAGAGTTCGACGCGACAAGCGGAGGATACTACTTGCCGATTACCTTGAAAGGCACTATCGGCGTTTCGAGCAGCTTCCAGTTTGAAATGCAGTTTACAAATGCCACCTACGGAGATTTGGACGGATCCTGGTCGCTGCGCGCTCATACGGATTCCACGGATCCGGAATACTTTGCAGGAATTGACCTCACCAAGGGGCCTCTTTACACGGGATCGGAATCTTCTTTCCTCGAAGAAGTAAACGGCGTCACAGAAACCGCTTATACAAAGGATCCGTACGTAACGATCTTCTACCACGGCACGCACATCTACGGCTACCCGCCTGATTACGACGCCTCTTCGAGCGATCTTTCGATTTCCCGGACCATCACGCTCGATTTCGTGACCCCGTTTGAATCCCCGGCAACGTCCAAGGAAGATACGGTCAATACGGCAACGTACAGCGGAGAAAGCACCGTTTCTCCGTCGGGCTTCCTCGACGACTTCGAAGGCAACGGCGTTTCTTACTTCAGTTCAAATACGCAGTACGTGAACAAGTACGACGATTATATTTTCTCGATTTCCAAGAACCTCGCCTACGGCAACAACATGATTGATTGGGTCTCTTGGCACAATCACGGTGCAAACGCCAAGGGCAGTTACGATTGCGCCTGTAAGGTTGTCCGTTCAAATGTGGAATGGGACTCCATTGTGACTCCGCTCGAAAAGCGTTACCTTGTATTCAACAAGGATACCGCCAAGGCTTATATCGGCAAGCGCGCCCAGGTGATCGTGACTTTGCACGATTCTACCGGAGCGGTCATTACGGATGACGACATCACGATTTCACTCTCGGTCGAAAACGGTTCCGCGTTTTTCTACACCTCGGCGACAGCGGATATCTCAACGACGTCTCTAACTCTGGTGAACGGCACCGCGACCTTCTACGTCACCAGTGATACGCCTCTCGAAACGATTCTGTACGCAAGCTCGATTTCTTCGAGTTCCAAGTACAATTACACTTCCGCAAAGGCAGTCCTTTTGATTGAAGAACTTCCCCCTTGGCCGATCATCGACTATGCCAGGATGCTCGACTCGGACTGCGACAACATTCCGGATCAGTTGCAGATTCTCTTGACCGCTTCCTACCAGAGCGAACAGAGCTTTAGCTCCGTCTCCTTCGAATACCGCGGCGATACGATTACCGTTTCGAGTGCAGATACTCAGGATTCGCTGATCACGATTCACTTTACCCCAAAGGACTTTTCTGTGTATACGAACCCGGAAGGTTTCATCACCCTCAAAAGCAACATCAGCGGCGAAACGAAAACGCACACCGATTACTACCAGGACGGCATTTCTCCCGCGCTTCTTTCGCTTTCCGTTTTAGAACGTTTGGATACCGCCACGGTGGACCGAGTCTACCTCCAGTTCTCGGAACCGATTTCTGCACCAGGTCTCGCGTGGCCGCTCGCCCTGTTTGACGCAAGCGGGAATCCGTTAGACATCACCCCAAGCGTTACAAGTTCCAAACTTTACAACGAATCCTTGAACGTTTGGGAATACACGATTTCCTTTGATGCAAATGGCAACTCTCTCATCACCGAAGGCATGAAGGGTCAGCTGCTCGCCTCTGCATCGATTACAGACAAATCGGGCAATGGCATTTCGACAATCTGCTCGCAGCCGATTCTCACGTTCACGCTGAAGATTATGCCTATCCCGCTCAAGTACGCAAGCATTACTGACAGCGACGGCGATGGCCTCGCCGACCAGGTCTTTGCCGAATTCACACAGGAAGTGGACAGCCGTCATGCGCCGGACAGCGTCTCGGTGATCTTCGGCAGTGCCGTTCCGGAAACACTCTGGACGAACACCTTTAGCTGGAATTCCGAAAGAACCGCAGCGACGATCAAGCTCGACCCTGCATTTAAGCTCGGCAACACGAACGGCAACTACTCGGGGATTTCTTCGAAGGGAGGCGATATCGTCGGCGCAGGCCTCTTGACCCAGCACAAGGGTAACGGCGCAAACTACGAAAGCGATTCCACTCTCGCCGAAGACAAGACAGGTCCTGTAATTGTCGCCGGAACGATTAACGAAGCGGGTTCCTTTGTTTCGCTCCTTGTCGAAGCGAGTGAACCGCTTGTCGTCAGAGACTCGACTTTGGACTTGATCCAGCGTGAACGCAGCGGTCCGGTAAACGTCCGCGCCTACCGTTGGACTCTTGGCTCGAACACGTTCAACATGCTTTACGAGCAGAGCTCGGAAACCGCAGTCCAGGAAGGCGACCGTATTCGCTTCACACCGCAAGACGGAAGCCTCTTCCTCGACAAGAACGGCAACCAGCCGTCGCTTGAAAATCCTTGGGCAACCGTTGTAGGTTCGGGCAATCCGCAGATTACGTTCGATGTCCACCCGGCACATCCGATTTCCGACATTTCTTCGTCCATGTCCGAAACCTGTACCGAAGCAAAGGAACCGTTCCGCCTGATCGTTTTGAACCAGGAAACGCGCAAATGGGATATTTACAAAAAGGATCAACTCGTGGAAAGCGTCGATACCAACGCCTACCAATTTGACGGAATGCTTTATGTCATCGATATGGGTATTCCGCGCGGCACAAGCTTCGGTGAAGATCCGGCATGGAAATCGATCCTTCTCAGTGTCGATATGCCGTTCTACACGAACCTTGGAACCTTTGTAAACCGTTATGACCGCGACTTCAACCTGACGCCGACATATCTGTCGAGCGATAACCAGGTCGTGATGCGCTTGCAGTGGCTCTCGAACTGCACCAAGGGACTTTCCTCGGAAAACGGACGCGCCATCGGTACAGGCGCATATATTTCGAAAATCGATATCGGAGCGAAGTTCATTCCGAATACCGAACTGGACGACGAAACGGTCAAGCGCTTCTCGTCGAAGGATAGCTACACCAAGACGCAAACTTTCGGCATCCGTCGCATCCAATAATTTTCTTTTTCTACTAAATTTAAAGTACGTCGTTTCTGGCGTACTTTCTTAAATTATTTCGGTAGGGAATTTTTCAAAAATGGAAGCATTTAAATTCAGCATTCACTTTTTGCATGGGTTTATCGCCCTTCTGACTTGCATTGTTTTGCTTCCCATGATTCTTTCGACGACTCTTTCGAATACGTTTGCAAAGCATCTTCAAAGAAATCTGATTTACCTGCTGATTCTAAACATTTTATGGAATGTTCTTGCGTTTATTGAACAGCTCCCCCGCGTTTATATTTCCGATGAAATCCGCTATACGATCTACATTCTAGGCGTCCTTTGCTGGGTACAGTACGGTTATGCGATTTTCCGTGTTGTTTACGGAATGGCGGGTGAAAATCTGAGACCGATTTGGCGGAAGGTCCGCATATTTCTCAACATCTGGAATTTCATCGGCGTAATTTTTTGCCTTATTACTGGCTTTGCGGGTAAATTTTA
Coding sequences within it:
- a CDS encoding glycoside hydrolase family 9 protein is translated as MVRLIFLLLTFAALLFADDRIPNIDFTCDTCSRRYLDSLNVYDRPVIRVNQIGFRPSDNHKFAFVAEPTAMTFKVVDASSGTSAWEGNLTPLGTWTKPGIWVNGAFSSIHTVYEFGDTTSSGTENLYSADFSGLSAPGTYFIVVGQDTSFNFIINEYIFNAVFETTLKFFGIQRCGNTNSHLHGACHTKDGSAIGFDLSGGWHDCGDHFKVSQTLGYAAFVLSIAYNVYSERAEDRFGASYADTVTTDGIPDILWEAKIGVDWIYKMYKASKADGLIEQGDMYHSVAVSSADHQFWDVPEHQDAQSPAKGGAPRPVAAGIGTNAAGMFAAAMAFFAVGWEMYEDDNYSDSLIAAAADIYKNIIAKYAPDGKNTDNLEGFYTGGGPLYDDAAAAALALWYATKDTTYAYDLYKNPAINNNASNYKYNLPYFRGGYMGHTSGFYPGGWMTDYENIHAYVLFAFDKLILPTVAKAQSYGISSEERDTLLTRIIATMTRLTDDGTQGDSTVSTNPYGSFTIVPPYNLVWTSSDWGFNRYNMGAANAVFMLYDMTGDEQYLNVALDNFYYNMGANPWGLSFIMGTGTRNENHPHNRAANPDGYNAGGMPYEYTCPKGALMGGSAPEKTLKDDWNDYTATETCIDFSAQFVIPGLSLSKKVPEDVDGPIFSNIAGTAITDTSAVISWNTDERAIVTVYYGTSTDAAKVDSVTATAGVGGSVTITGLTAGTTYYFYLVGHDVKQNYTTDDNHGLWYSWTQTTTSVNISGVTICQVTNNSAHIYWWTGDVAMTGLVQYGTSSAALSNSTIADSGKAVRFHEAILTDLDPGQTYYFDVVSGATTENNSGSHYSFTTSSEATFVDFRVYVKPAKKNSSCTDWKSCNTFFVIVTNSDTLPYSDVELRFYLNQSVSATGWGQLVKVSYDDTSSMSLAYGAAEFDATSGGYYLPITLKGTIGVSSSFQFEMQFTNATYGDLDGSWSLRAHTDSTDPEYFAGIDLTKGPLYTGSESSFLEEVNGVTETAYTKDPYVTIFYHGTHIYGYPPDYDASSSDLSISRTITLDFVTPFESPATSKEDTVNTATYSGESTVSPSGFLDDFEGNGVSYFSSNTQYVNKYDDYIFSISKNLAYGNNMIDWVSWHNHGANAKGSYDCACKVVRSNVEWDSIVTPLEKRYLVFNKDTAKAYIGKRAQVIVTLHDSTGAVITDDDITISLSVENGSAFFYTSATADISTTSLTLVNGTATFYVTSDTPLETILYASSISSSSKYNYTSAKAVLLIEELPPWPIIDYARMLDSDCDNIPDQLQILLTASYQSEQSFSSVSFEYRGDTITVSSADTQDSLITIHFTPKDFSVYTNPEGFITLKSNISGETKTHTDYYQDGISPALLSLSVLERLDTATVDRVYLQFSEPISAPGLAWPLALFDASGNPLDITPSVTSSKLYNESLNVWEYTISFDANGNSLITEGMKGQLLASASITDKSGNGISTICSQPILTFTLKIMPIPLKYASITDSDGDGLADQVFAEFTQEVDSRHAPDSVSVIFGSAVPETLWTNTFSWNSERTAATIKLDPAFKLGNTNGNYSGISSKGGDIVGAGLLTQHKGNGANYESDSTLAEDKTGPVIVAGTINEAGSFVSLLVEASEPLVVRDSTLDLIQRERSGPVNVRAYRWTLGSNTFNMLYEQSSETAVQEGDRIRFTPQDGSLFLDKNGNQPSLENPWATVVGSGNPQITFDVHPAHPISDISSSMSETCTEAKEPFRLIVLNQETRKWDIYKKDQLVESVDTNAYQFDGMLYVIDMGIPRGTSFGEDPAWKSILLSVDMPFYTNLGTFVNRYDRDFNLTPTYLSSDNQVVMRLQWLSNCTKGLSSENGRAIGTGAYISKIDIGAKFIPNTELDDETVKRFSSKDSYTKTQTFGIRRIQ